The Parambassis ranga chromosome 19, fParRan2.1, whole genome shotgun sequence genome contains a region encoding:
- the LOC114452365 gene encoding potassium voltage-gated channel subfamily A member 7-like, with the protein MESGDPQANEGGGGGGRGKDSDGEKDKHLKNQLNSEEKAEKELKGNEKEKKKDRRRSGSLWRSGWALSERLAINVSGMRYETQLRTLAQFPDSMLGDPRRRSRYFDPLRNELFLDRNRACFDAILYFYQSGGRLRRPANIPLDIFMDELLFYELGEDVMNRFKEDEGFPKEEERPLPTNEIQKQLWMLFEHPESSSGARIIAIISVMVIVVSILIFCLETLPDLRHDYISQGKNASESMPSPSVFQDPFFLVETMCICWFSFELMMRFACCPSKMQFFKDVMNIIDFSAILPYFVTLGTELAKNNDASPATSLAIIRVIRLVRVFRIFKLSRHSKGLQILGQTLRASMRELGLLIFFLFIGVILFSSAVYFAEADHNRTVFVSIPHGFWWAVVTMTTVGYGDMYPATVWGKMVGSMCAIAGVLTISLPVPVIVSNFSYFYHRETECENETVYTHVKTSLWEDEESEGEETEEDDRDHEGDYYAIEGICNPLNGTLLGGLCTGQSAESREGNMYPRELLVTQV; encoded by the exons ATGGAAAGCGGAGACCCGCAGGccaatgaaggaggaggaggaggaggaagagggaaagaCAGCGATGGAGAGAaagacaaacatctgaagaaCCAGCTCAACAGTGAGGAAAAAGCAGAGAAGGAGCTCAAAGGGaatgagaaagagaagaagaaagacaggCGACGTTCAGGGTCACTGTGGAGGAGTGGATGGGCACTGAGTGAAAGACTGGCCATCAATGTGTCAGGGATGCGTTACGAGACTCAGCTTCGCACCCTAGCCCAGTTCCCTGACTCCATGCTTGGTGATCCCAGGCGAAGGTCACGTTATTTTGACCCACTTCGAAATGAGCTCTTCCTGGACCGCAACCGCGCCTGCTTTGATGCCATTCTCTACTTTTATCAGTCAGGTGGGCGGCTTCGGAGGCCAGCCAACATACCCCTGGACATCTTTATGGATGAGCTGCTGTTCTACGAGCTCGGAGAGGATGTCATGAACCGCTTCAAGGAGGACGAAGGTTTTcccaaagaggaggagaggcctCTGCCGACCAATGAAATCCAGAAGCAACTGTGGATGCTGTTTGAGCACCCTGAGTCCTCGTCAGGGGCGCGCATCATAGCCATCATCAGTGTGATGGTGATTGTGGTGTCCATCCTGATCTTCTGCCTGGAGACGCTGCCTGACCTCAGACAT GACTACATCTCTCAGGGAAAGAATGCCTCTGAGAGCATGCCTTCTCCAAGTGTTTTCCAGGACCCCTTCTTCTTGGTGGAAACCATGTGTATATGCTGGTTCTCCTTTGAGCTCATGATGCGATTCGCTTGCTGTCCTAGCAAAATGCAGTTCTTCAAGGATGTCATGAACATCATCGATTTTAGTGCCATCTTACCATATTTTGTCACCCTGGGAACAGAGTTGGCCAAGAACAACGATGCCTCTCCGGCCACATCCTTGGCCATCATCAGAGTCATCAGGCTGGTGAGGGTCTTCAGGATCTTTAAGCTGTCTCGTCACTCCAAGGGTCTCCAGATCCTTGGTCAGACGCTGAGGGCCAGCATGCGTGAGCTGGGCCtgctcatcttcttcctgtttaTTGGCGTCATCCTTTTCTCCAGTGCTGTCTATTTCGCTGAAGCTGACCACAACAGAACGGTGTTCGTCAGTATACCACACGGCTTCTGGTGGGCGGTTGTCACCATGACCACGGTGGGCTACGGTGACATGTATCCTGCAACAGTATGGGGCAAGATGGTGGGATCAATGTGTGCCATTGCAGGCGTCCTGACCATCTCACTGCCCGTGCCTGTCATAGTATCCAATTTCAGCTATTTCTACCATCGGGAGACTGAATGTGAGAATGAAACGGTGTACACTCATGTCAAGACAAGTCTCTGGGAGGACGAAGAGTCTGAAGGggaggaaacagaagaagacgACAGGGATCATGAGGGAGATTATTATGCTATTGAAGGCATCTGCAACCCTCTGAATGGGACTCTGCTTGGTGGACTGTGCACAGGACAGAGCGCAGAAAGCAGAGAAGGGAATATGTACCCGAGGGAGCTGCTGGTTACTCAGGTTTGA
- the fgf21 gene encoding fibroblast growth factor 21, which produces MYLQMTLDGRVTGNEAQTAYSVLQLKSVKPGHIIIKGQSSSLFLCVDSRGHLRGQSDYSEADCTFRELLLADGYTRFLSSHYGFPVSLASRHSPDQLTVPFTRFLPLRNTLTVEVVSEQPPNNQRTFNVDSDDLFGMGLNSMVSPQFSVDK; this is translated from the exons ATGTACCTGCAGATGACCCTGGATGGGAGAGTGACAGGAAACGAAGCTCAGACTGCTTACA GTGTGTTGCAGTTAAAGTCGGTTAAACCAGGACACATCATCATCAAGGGGCAATCTTCAtccctgtttctctgtgtggacaGCAGAGGTCACCTGAGAGGGCAG aGTGACTACTCAGAGGCTGACTGCACCTTCAGAGAACTGCTGCTAGCTGACGGATACACCCGCTTCCTGTCCTCGCACTATGGATTTCCTGTGTCGCTGGCATCCAGACATTCTCCAGATCAACTCACAGTCCCCTTCACTAGATTCCTGCCACTTAGGAACACTTTGACTGTAGAGGTTGTGTCAGAGCAACCACCGAACAATCAGAGAACTTTCAATGTGGACTCGGATGACCTTTTTGGAATGGGACTAAATTCAATGGTCAGTCCTCAGTTTTCAGTGGACAAGTAA